GCGGCCTCCAAGAGTTTGCGCGCGGTTTTCTCCGGAAGGCGGGCCTCCTTGAGGATCTCCCGGAGCTCTCCCTCTTTACAGAGACGCTTTTCCAGGCTCTCGGAGCCTACCCCTTTGGCCCCGATAATTACCCAAGGCCGATCGGTGTTTCCGTAAGGGTTGGCGGACTCCTGGTAGAGATAAACTCCCCGGCCTCCACAGGCGAAAAGCCCCAGAAGAAGCCATCCTAAGAGGACCTTTTTCATATCTTTTCACCTCCTTTTTCGAAGGGCATTAGGGCTTCAAGAAGGGTCATCACCTTGCGGAGCGGCCCTCCCTCTTTTTTGAGCCGACAAAGGAGGATGGCCCCCTCCAGCGCGGCTATGAGGAAAAGGGCCAGATCCTCCGGAGAGTGCTCCCGGCAGAGACACCCCCGGGCCTGGGCCTCGCGCAGGACCCCGGCCAGGGAGGTCTTCCACTCCTCAAAGGTCTCCTCAATGAAATCCCGGATGGGCCCGGGGCGGTTGGCTACTTCAATGGCCGTATTTCCGAAAAGACAGCCGGTATGGAAGCCTTCCTGAGAGAGTTTTTCATATATCTTTTCCAAAAATCGCCGCAGGGCCGCCCGCGGAGGCTCCTGGGCGAAGGCCTCCCGGAGAAACCGCTTGAAGTCCTCCCGGGCCTTGTCCAGGGCGGCCAGGGCCAGGGCCTCCTTGCTCGGAAAGTGAAAGTAAAGGGCCCCCTTGCTCACCCCGGCCGCAGCCTCGATGTCGGAGATGCTGGTCTCGGCCAGCCCCCTTTCCTGAAAGAGCCTCAGGGCCTCTCTAAGGATCTTTTCCCGGGTGGCCTGTCCTCCCCTCATCTTTCCTCCAAACCGACCGTTCGGTTTTTTTAAGATATAAAATTTGAGAGCCTCTGTCAAGGTTTGCTGAAAACTTTAGGCCCCGCCGCGCAGAAGCTTTTCGGCCCGGGAAAAGACCTTGATGGCGCAGTATTCCCCACACATGGTGCAGGCCTTGCTTCTCGAGGCCCCGCCTTCCATGCGATAACGCCGGGCCTTTTCCGGATCGAGCGAAAGCCGGATCTGGGCCTCCCAGTCAAGCGCCGCCCGGGCCCGGGCCATGGCCAGGTCCTTCTCCAGGGCCCCAGGGATCCCCTTGGCCAGATCCGCCACATGGGCCGCGATCTTGGCGGCGATCACCCCCTCGCGCACGTCCTCCACCGTGGGCAGCCGCAGATGTTCCGCCGGGGTCACGTAACACAGAAAATCCGCCCCGGAGGCTCCGGCCAGCGCCCCACCGATAGCCCCCACCAGGTGGTCATAACCGGGGGCAATGTCCGTAGGAAGCGGCCCCAAGACATAGAAAGGGGCCCCGTGACAGAGGCGCTTTTCAAGAAGCACATTGGCCTCGATCTGGTTAAGGGGCACGTGTCCCGGCCCTTCGATCATCACCTGGACTCCGGCCTCCCATGCTCGTTGAGTGAGTTCTCCCAGAATGATCAACTCCTGGATCTGCGGTCCGTCGGTGGCGTCTGCCAGACAGCCCGGACGAATACCATCTCCCAGGGAGAGGGTGACCTCATACTCCCGGGCAATCTCCAGCAGGCGGTCGAAATATTCGTAGAGGGGGTTTTCTCGATTGTTGTAAATCATCCACTCCACCAGGAAAGAACCCCCGCGGGAGACCACCCCCAGCACCCGGCGGCGCTTTTCCAGGCGTTCGAGCACTTCCCGGGTCACCCCACAGTGGACGGTCATGAAATCCACTCCGTCTT
This portion of the Thermosulfurimonas marina genome encodes:
- a CDS encoding TetR/AcrR family transcriptional regulator, whose product is MRGGQATREKILREALRLFQERGLAETSISDIEAAAGVSKGALYFHFPSKEALALAALDKAREDFKRFLREAFAQEPPRAALRRFLEKIYEKLSQEGFHTGCLFGNTAIEVANRPGPIRDFIEETFEEWKTSLAGVLREAQARGCLCREHSPEDLALFLIAALEGAILLCRLKKEGGPLRKVMTLLEALMPFEKGGEKI
- the thiC gene encoding phosphomethylpyrimidine synthase ThiC, with the translated sequence MTLKERVARGEIPEEIRKVAEREAVAPEDLARKLAEGRVVIPWNRKVRLEKPCAIGEGLTTKINANLGTSKDAPDPEKELEKLRVALAAGADTVMDLSTGGPIDEVRRLIREHCPVPLGTVPIYQAAVEAVEKKKKAIVEMTVDEIFEAIVRHAEDGVDFMTVHCGVTREVLERLEKRRRVLGVVSRGGSFLVEWMIYNNRENPLYEYFDRLLEIAREYEVTLSLGDGIRPGCLADATDGPQIQELIILGELTQRAWEAGVQVMIEGPGHVPLNQIEANVLLEKRLCHGAPFYVLGPLPTDIAPGYDHLVGAIGGALAGASGADFLCYVTPAEHLRLPTVEDVREGVIAAKIAAHVADLAKGIPGALEKDLAMARARAALDWEAQIRLSLDPEKARRYRMEGGASRSKACTMCGEYCAIKVFSRAEKLLRGGA